TGATTCACCCGTCAAATCAAAGAAGCTTAAAATTCTGCTCTTTTTGATATCGGTCATGCAGATATATTTTTCGGAAGCGGTCAGTGAGAAGGGATAAAATCCTGCCGCTGAAATTTTACGAAGATAGACTGATGTGTCGCCTGAGACAGATAGATTATACAAATTCCTGTCGTTCCCAACCAGATAAATTGAATCAGTGCCTGAAGCAACAGTCGAGTAGGCTATTCCTCGACAATCAGTGTTCGGCGGCAGATATTTAAACTTCCCTGTCTGCGGATCACCCCAATAAAACCCTTTATTAAAATAATAAAGTGGTTTCCCCTTTATAAAACCGAGGAAATTTGTGCCCGACGGAATTTTTTTATCGTATGCTACAGTATCAACAGGCATACCGTTGCTGTCCAATCTAATGGTAGTGTGGATATAATCGGAATAGATGATGTTGATATAATTTGTATCCGTTACCATGCTAATCCCTCTTGCGAACTGTGGAAACCGCAGAGGTTTGCCGATATCCGCGGTAGACCTGAAAACCGAAATCCCACTGTCGCTGTCGACTGTATAGAGCATCCCTTTATTCACTGCCAATCTGCCGAGATAACCGGGAGAAATGAACTCCTTTTTTATTACGAAACCGGAATCCTTTTTACCCAGCAAAAGGATGCGATAATCACTCAAAAATGCGGCATAATCATCCCCCCATTTCACAATCTCATAAACAGGACCGGGTGTCTCAAGATGCGAAACGAGAGAATCCTTTTTGTAGATTTTTAACCCGTCAACATGATCCGATACAACAAGTTCATCCCCGATTGGCTGTACTTTGTAGGCAAACCCTGTTGTGCTAAATTCCGTTATTTTCTTCCCTTCAAGATCAAAAATATAGACTTTCGATTCATTTTTGGCGAAATATATCATAACAATAAAGACTGCGAGACTCAGGGCAATTATGATGTAGTTACGGTTGAGAATCAGCATAACCAGTAATCCGAGGCCCAGACCGATCCACGCCGTTCTCTTAAAAGTGGCAAGAAGTGAAGCAAATGAGATCAGGGAAAGAATCAGCCAGCCGGCTTTCCATTTTAATCTTTTTTCATTTAAAAACAATGAAAACAAAAAGAGCGCGGTGAATGAGGTCAGCTCACCCGTGGTGATCGGGTGCAAAAGTACACTGGGCCCCTCAGAGGTATATTTATATAGATCCCTGATAAAATACTCGATCGAAAATCCGATATACAATAAATCGGACCCCAAGGCAAAAACAAGATAGGTATAGAAAAATATCCTCAATTGCCTGAGATCGCTGATCCCCGAGGCAATGGTGTAGATTATGGGTAAAAGAATCACTCTCTTAAATCCAAACTCCAGAGCCTGCGCCTTATTCTCAGTAAAGATGAGAGACATTATTTCAGCAGCAACAAACAAAAGAAGCCAGGGTTCAAGACCTGTTCGCTTAAAAAGTATTTTTTCTCCCCTAAAATATGCCACTGAAAGGAGAACCAATGCAATGTAGTATCCCAACTGATTGAAGAAGAGGGCATTCGTCAGCGTTCCTGCAAACATCAGAAGAGAGAAAAAGGCTGTCTTTTTAAGTGTTGAGTTTAGCGGCATCAAAAAAATTAAAGGGTTAAATAAAAGAAAACCTGAATGCAAAATCTTTGGCATTCAGGTTTCAAAATTACTTTAATAATTGCAATTTGGGTTACTTTTTAAAGACTCCTTCAATCACATTTCCAAAACTGCCGTTGGGGGCCATTATTCTAAGGAAGTTTGTAACTGTCGGAGCCACATCGGTGATCTCGACATATCCTCTGTGTTCCCCTTTGTTAACATTCATTCCGTAAAAAATGAGTGGAACATGGTTGTCATATTCATAGGGCGCTCCGTGCGATGTTCCCTTGTTGTCGTGGTGAACCCATCCGGGGTTGAAGACAATCCAGGCATCACCGCCTCTTTTTTTGTTATACCCGAAAAACATTCTCTTTCTGAGTGGATCGTTTGAATTTGTGCCATTTTCCAACCCTGTCACCGGAAAAACATCCCTTATCTCGGGGAATTTCATAAGCTCGGGAGTGATGATTTTTGTCAACTCTTCAACAGTCGTTTTGTATTTTGTAACAACTTTGTAATCAAAGTAAACCTGGAAATTTTTAATATCCAGAATAAATTTTGTCTCGGGATCGGGATTAAACCTTGAAGCAAGTACTTTTTCAGCAGCTTTTTGGTACGCAGAAAGGTCGATCAATCCGCAGTCAATGTGATTCTGTCTGACATAACCCGGTACTTCAGCTCCTCCATGGTCCGCAGTCAGAAAAACCAGATAATCCCCTTTCGGGAACTGTTTTTTCAGGAATTCCAAAAACTCCTTAATCTCTTTATCAAGTTTCACATAACAGTCAGCAGTCTCAATCGCCTGGGGACCGTAACGGTGTCCGATGTAATCGGGTGAAGAAAAACTAAGTGTAAGGATGTCAGTGTACTCACCCGATCCCAGTTTTTCACCTTTTATTGCCTCAATTGCAAACTCCTTTGTGAGGGTGCTTCCGTGGGGAGTCCCCTCTGCTGCGCTGAAATTTCCGAGTTTTATCGTTATTGCCGGAATATCATGAGGAAATACAGGTTTTTCCTCTCCCGGAAACAAACCTTCAAACGGGGTGTCATCTTCAGAACACATTGTGTACCTCGAGAGCGGGTAAGTCGTCTCCCATTTGCTTTTCAAAAGTGTTTCGGGTCGTCTCTTTGCATTGAAATCAGCTACCCACTTCGGCACCTCTTTCAAATAATATGTACTGGTTATCCAGTTACCAAGTATCTCATCAAACCAGTAAGCTGCATTGGCTGACTGCCCGGCAGGAAGGATGGAACTACGCTCTTTGATCGCTATTCCAATTGTCTTTGATTTGAACGAATTCGAAATCCTCATTTCATCAGCTATTGTATTCACAAGAAGTCGCCTGGGTGAATATTTTCCCTGTTCAGGCGTACCACCAACTGCAGTCTCATTGTTATCTTCTGCACAATAGACCGACTTCCCCGTCTCCCTCTCATACCAGTAATTGCCTATTATTCCGTGCATCCATGGCGTAGTGCCTGTAAAAATTGACGCATGACCCGGTCCGGTGTAGGTCGGCATATAATTGTAATGTGTATTTGTGCAACTGTATCCGTTTTTAACGAGTTCTTTGAATCCTCCCTCGCCAAACAGATCCCAGAACCGGTATAAATAATCGTACCTCATCTGGTCGATCACTATCCCGACTACAAGTTTTGGTCTTTCTGATTGCTGCGCATTTACTGACAAAACCAAAACCAAAATAAATAAAGCTAATTTTTTCATCTCATTCCGTATGTTTTATTTACCAAAATTGGTAAATACCATTTAAAATTAATATTTTATACCAAAACTAATTAAATTTTATGGCAAAAACTATGAAAAAATGGAGCCTTAAAGGCAAAAACGCGTTTATTACCGGTGGCAGCAAGGGAATCGGGCTTGCAGTCGTCGAGGAGTTCCTTACTCTGGGTGCAAATGTTTTCACAGTCGCCCGTAATGATGAAGATCTGAATGCTCTCAAAGAAGAACTAAAAACAGACAAACTTGAGACAATGGTCTGCGATATTTCCATCAAGGAAGACAGAACGAAGGTAATTAAATACCTCGGGAAAAAACTGGATTCATTGGACATCCTGGTTAATAATGCGGGTTCCAACATCCGGAAAAAAGTTCATGAGTATTCCGACGAAGAAATTAAATATCTTTTTGAACTCAATTATTTCAGTTGCGTCGATTTCTGCAGAGGTCTTTTCCCGTTGTTCAGACTTTCGAAGTCGGCTTCCATTATCAACATCACCTCGGTTGCATCTGTTTTCGATGATTCCACAGGATTTCCTTACGCTTCTTCAAAATCCGCTGTAAATCAGTTTACCAAATCCCTTGCTTCTGAATGGGGAAAACACAAAATCAGAGTGAATGCAGTGCTCCCCTGGTTTATTAAAACCCCGCTAACTGAAGGCTACCTGGCGAATGAAGAGAATTACAAAAAAATCATTGAACGAACTCCCCTGAACAGGGTCGGAAATGCTGATGAAGTCGCATCTTTGGTTGCCTTCCTGTCGATGGATATTTCATCATATATCACCGGACAGACAATCTTTGTGGACGGTGGTGTTAGCGGAAGTATGTTCGGGAAGTAGTGGTTGATGAATAGCAAAAGCTAAAAAAAGAGGCTGCCTGATATCCCAATATATCTCGACAGCCTCAAACATTTAGATAAAGTGGTCTGTGGCGTAAACCGGATGGATCATACATTCATCCTCTTCCGTCCCGTAACAATGGCTGCATTTTTCTACCGTAAACACAAACTTGTCTTCCTTTTCCGATGCACCAATGAAATTAAGAACGGCTTTGCAGCTTGAGCATTGAACTATATGATACCTCTGAGATCTGCCCGAACACTCCGGACACAAATAACCAAGTTCTTCGTCGTGTAAGCCCGGCTCCAGTACGAAGAAGCTTCCACATTTCACATTATTACATTTAGCAAAATGTTTAGCATTTGTAGCTCTTTTCGCGATAGCTCCTCCATTTATTTTCAAGTCTCAACTTAACTGATTTGCCTCACATAAAAATATATAAAAATTTATACCTGTATATCGATTTTGTGCTTGCAAGTATTAATTTGTTCAATT
This genomic window from Ignavibacteria bacterium contains:
- a CDS encoding SDR family oxidoreductase; the protein is MKKWSLKGKNAFITGGSKGIGLAVVEEFLTLGANVFTVARNDEDLNALKEELKTDKLETMVCDISIKEDRTKVIKYLGKKLDSLDILVNNAGSNIRKKVHEYSDEEIKYLFELNYFSCVDFCRGLFPLFRLSKSASIINITSVASVFDDSTGFPYASSKSAVNQFTKSLASEWGKHKIRVNAVLPWFIKTPLTEGYLANEENYKKIIERTPLNRVGNADEVASLVAFLSMDISSYITGQTIFVDGGVSGSMFGK
- a CDS encoding O-antigen ligase family protein, whose translation is MPLNSTLKKTAFFSLLMFAGTLTNALFFNQLGYYIALVLLSVAYFRGEKILFKRTGLEPWLLLFVAAEIMSLIFTENKAQALEFGFKRVILLPIIYTIASGISDLRQLRIFFYTYLVFALGSDLLYIGFSIEYFIRDLYKYTSEGPSVLLHPITTGELTSFTALFLFSLFLNEKRLKWKAGWLILSLISFASLLATFKRTAWIGLGLGLLVMLILNRNYIIIALSLAVFIVMIYFAKNESKVYIFDLEGKKITEFSTTGFAYKVQPIGDELVVSDHVDGLKIYKKDSLVSHLETPGPVYEIVKWGDDYAAFLSDYRILLLGKKDSGFVIKKEFISPGYLGRLAVNKGMLYTVDSDSGISVFRSTADIGKPLRFPQFARGISMVTDTNYINIIYSDYIHTTIRLDSNGMPVDTVAYDKKIPSGTNFLGFIKGKPLYYFNKGFYWGDPQTGKFKYLPPNTDCRGIAYSTVASGTDSIYLVGNDRNLYNLSVSGDTSVYLRKISAAGFYPFSLTASEKYICMTDIKKSRILSFFDLTGESNRNRLSMWRIGWEIFLDHPFFGVGDIDLAKIFKQYNRPHEKEIKGHLHNNFFHILATLGGFGIISILILFYMIIRTGFRVFHMTSSKTFERAVVMGSLACIAAFIGAGLTEFNFGDHEIITMMWFSTGLVFTVKQILIKNDEQK
- a CDS encoding alkaline phosphatase family protein — translated: MKKLALFILVLVLSVNAQQSERPKLVVGIVIDQMRYDYLYRFWDLFGEGGFKELVKNGYSCTNTHYNYMPTYTGPGHASIFTGTTPWMHGIIGNYWYERETGKSVYCAEDNNETAVGGTPEQGKYSPRRLLVNTIADEMRISNSFKSKTIGIAIKERSSILPAGQSANAAYWFDEILGNWITSTYYLKEVPKWVADFNAKRRPETLLKSKWETTYPLSRYTMCSEDDTPFEGLFPGEEKPVFPHDIPAITIKLGNFSAAEGTPHGSTLTKEFAIEAIKGEKLGSGEYTDILTLSFSSPDYIGHRYGPQAIETADCYVKLDKEIKEFLEFLKKQFPKGDYLVFLTADHGGAEVPGYVRQNHIDCGLIDLSAYQKAAEKVLASRFNPDPETKFILDIKNFQVYFDYKVVTKYKTTVEELTKIITPELMKFPEIRDVFPVTGLENGTNSNDPLRKRMFFGYNKKRGGDAWIVFNPGWVHHDNKGTSHGAPYEYDNHVPLIFYGMNVNKGEHRGYVEITDVAPTVTNFLRIMAPNGSFGNVIEGVFKK